A genomic region of Runella rosea contains the following coding sequences:
- a CDS encoding DUF5686 and carboxypeptidase-like regulatory domain-containing protein: MIRRLRFFPIHCTLVCFVLFWSLKGVSQTTYTISGRITDAQTGDPIPFAGVAIKGKTAGVTTNFEGFYTLKTTQIGDSLMVSSMSYRPKTKAIRKDSISQVINFQLESSEIKLQEVKVYAGENPAYNILRKVIKQKPAHNPNRLTAYEYESYNKIEVDVDNLSQRFKKRKAIRKITEAVDKFEKIAGEDGRPVIPIYLSESISNYYFREIPRKKKEQILKTKISGIAVTDGSLISQLIGSSFQQYNFYQNWLSVVEKDFHSPIADGWKSTYEYYLIDTTFVGGYWCYQIDYEPKRAQDLAFNGTIWIDTLSHALVQVDASVGKRANINFIERIKIQQEYEQIGDSTWMPIKSRMLIDVAELTDSTAGMLVKFYTSNRNVTVNKPRPPKFYDYPLELSEDYKEYPEDYWDKVRHEPLTAGEKTAYQLIDSVKQVPVVRTYVEVLNMAVNGYKRIPKVNIDVGPFLYLYSNNVVEGNRIRIGGKTNPDFSRKWILSGHAAYGTLDQKWKYNFSVDYIFSRKPWTIGGISHSYDLERIGLSSEAIGNNALFGAMTRWGSYRRGYFEGVSSAYVKRELFRGLTQTVGLRHRSFEPMYAFAYRTTPGMGDRSPTQSNYQNSELFFETRWGKDEVFIYNENERLTLGTQRWPLVVFRYQMGLRNLMNSDFSYHRLSLNVKQSFRVGIWGRSNYNVTLGYIPSTLPYPMLYTPLGNESLFYVENAFNLMNYFEFVSDKYVQLRYEHNFEGLLFNRIPAIKRLKWRFLANAKVLYGSVRPANMNLLAPTDAQGRPVLGFSTLGKEPYVEVGYAIDNIFKVLRVDAIHRLTYRQNPGITPFAVKFSFWFNI, translated from the coding sequence GTGATTAGACGATTACGCTTCTTTCCTATACATTGTACGTTAGTCTGTTTCGTACTTTTCTGGTCACTTAAAGGCGTCAGTCAGACAACTTACACCATTTCGGGCCGCATCACTGATGCCCAAACAGGTGACCCAATACCCTTTGCAGGGGTAGCAATCAAAGGCAAAACTGCGGGGGTTACCACCAATTTTGAAGGGTTTTATACGCTAAAAACCACCCAAATAGGCGATTCATTGATGGTTTCGTCGATGAGTTATCGACCCAAAACCAAAGCCATTCGCAAAGATTCGATTTCACAAGTTATCAATTTCCAGCTCGAATCTTCCGAAATCAAACTTCAGGAAGTAAAGGTTTATGCTGGCGAAAACCCCGCGTATAACATTCTGCGGAAAGTAATAAAACAAAAGCCCGCGCACAATCCCAACCGCCTGACTGCCTACGAATACGAAAGCTACAACAAGATTGAAGTAGACGTAGATAACCTTTCGCAGCGTTTTAAAAAGCGCAAAGCCATTCGAAAGATTACGGAAGCGGTGGATAAATTTGAAAAGATAGCGGGCGAAGATGGTCGGCCCGTGATTCCGATTTATCTGTCCGAATCCATTTCCAATTATTACTTCAGGGAAATCCCGCGCAAAAAGAAAGAGCAAATTCTTAAAACCAAGATTTCGGGCATCGCCGTCACCGACGGGAGCCTGATTTCTCAGCTCATTGGGTCGTCGTTTCAGCAGTATAATTTTTACCAAAACTGGCTGAGTGTGGTCGAAAAAGATTTTCACTCCCCGATTGCTGACGGCTGGAAAAGTACCTATGAATACTATTTAATCGATACTACTTTTGTGGGAGGGTATTGGTGTTATCAGATTGATTATGAACCCAAACGTGCCCAAGACCTTGCTTTCAACGGCACCATTTGGATTGACACACTCTCGCACGCACTCGTACAGGTGGACGCCAGCGTGGGCAAACGCGCCAACATCAATTTCATTGAACGCATCAAAATCCAGCAAGAATACGAACAAATTGGCGACAGCACTTGGATGCCCATCAAATCTCGGATGCTGATTGACGTAGCCGAATTGACTGATTCTACGGCGGGAATGTTGGTAAAATTTTATACCTCCAATCGGAACGTGACGGTCAACAAACCCCGTCCTCCCAAGTTTTACGACTATCCGCTGGAACTTTCGGAAGACTACAAAGAATATCCTGAAGACTACTGGGACAAAGTTCGTCATGAACCGCTCACGGCTGGCGAAAAAACGGCTTATCAACTCATTGACTCCGTTAAGCAGGTTCCGGTGGTACGAACCTACGTGGAAGTCCTCAATATGGCCGTCAATGGATATAAACGGATTCCGAAAGTCAACATTGACGTCGGGCCTTTTTTGTATTTATATTCTAACAATGTGGTGGAAGGAAACCGTATCCGCATCGGTGGTAAAACCAACCCCGATTTCAGCCGTAAATGGATATTGAGCGGACACGCGGCCTACGGCACTTTGGACCAAAAATGGAAGTATAATTTTAGCGTTGATTACATCTTTAGCCGCAAACCCTGGACCATCGGCGGCATCAGTCACAGTTATGATTTAGAGCGCATCGGGCTCTCGTCGGAGGCCATCGGCAACAACGCCCTTTTTGGCGCCATGACCCGCTGGGGTTCGTACCGTCGCGGGTATTTTGAAGGGGTCAGTTCGGCCTACGTCAAACGCGAACTTTTCAGAGGGTTGACCCAAACCGTGGGGTTGCGTCATCGCTCGTTTGAGCCCATGTACGCCTTTGCCTACCGAACCACCCCTGGCATGGGCGACCGTTCACCCACCCAAAGCAATTACCAAAACTCGGAGTTGTTTTTTGAAACCCGTTGGGGCAAAGATGAGGTGTTTATTTACAACGAAAACGAACGACTCACCCTCGGCACCCAGCGGTGGCCACTGGTGGTTTTTCGCTATCAAATGGGGCTGCGTAACCTCATGAACAGTGATTTTAGTTACCACCGATTATCCCTAAATGTAAAACAAAGTTTTCGGGTGGGTATATGGGGACGTTCCAATTACAATGTTACCTTGGGATATATTCCTTCTACGCTCCCCTACCCTATGCTCTATACGCCGCTGGGCAATGAATCCCTTTTTTACGTCGAAAATGCCTTCAACCTCATGAATTACTTTGAATTTGTCAGCGATAAGTACGTCCAACTGCGGTATGAGCATAATTTTGAAGGGTTGCTTTTCAACCGAATTCCTGCCATCAAACGCTTAAAATGGCGATTTTTAGCCAATGCCAAGGTGCTTTACGGAAGCGTAAGGCCCGCCAATATGAATCTCCTAGCTCCCACAGATGCTCAGGGACGGCCCGTGCTGGGTTTTAGTACGTTGGGGAAAGAACCCTACGTTGAAGTTGGCTATGCCATCGACAATATTTTTAAAGTATTGCGGGTCGACGCCATTCACCGCCTGACCTACCGCCAAAATCCGGGCATTACACCCTTTGCCGTTAAGTTTTCATTCTGGTTCAATATTTAA
- a CDS encoding nuclear transport factor 2 family protein, with product MKPLRYLTLTFLLMGLVFVTACAQKPIQKLIDTEKQFAAYTSTHSIKEGFLMFLDSTGVVFNQGKVLNGMDFYQKAPAKSPVLFWEPSFSVISTSGDLGVNTGPYTVRATPKDSVIARGNFSSIWKKNNAGEFKLLIDLGNSYTETHAPVSTVNEIILQKSFSNASYNEIMVLEESINQAITSQGWRSLSPYIHPSAHFNLPAKSPVITQKQVLEELSKLSNQATLKALNGGISKAGDFAYVYGSVTHSSKTTSYLRVWIKDKNDWKLILLTLD from the coding sequence ATGAAACCACTACGCTACTTAACGCTTACCTTCCTGTTGATGGGACTGGTTTTCGTCACCGCCTGCGCCCAAAAACCTATTCAAAAACTCATTGATACTGAGAAACAATTTGCGGCGTACACGTCAACGCATTCAATCAAAGAAGGTTTCCTCATGTTTCTTGACAGCACAGGCGTGGTGTTTAACCAAGGAAAAGTGCTCAACGGGATGGACTTCTACCAAAAAGCCCCGGCCAAATCTCCAGTCTTGTTTTGGGAGCCTTCGTTTTCGGTCATCAGCACCTCTGGCGATTTGGGAGTCAATACGGGGCCGTATACCGTCAGGGCAACGCCCAAAGATTCGGTCATTGCACGCGGAAATTTTTCCTCGATTTGGAAGAAGAATAACGCTGGCGAATTTAAACTTTTGATAGATTTGGGGAATTCATATACCGAAACGCACGCGCCAGTTTCGACGGTAAACGAAATAATCCTTCAAAAATCCTTTTCTAATGCTAGCTACAACGAAATAATGGTTCTGGAAGAATCTATCAATCAAGCGATTACGTCCCAAGGATGGCGTAGTCTTTCACCCTACATACATCCTTCTGCGCATTTCAATTTGCCCGCAAAAAGCCCTGTTATTACGCAAAAACAAGTGTTGGAAGAACTATCAAAATTGTCGAACCAAGCCACGTTAAAGGCATTAAACGGCGGAATCTCAAAGGCAGGCGATTTTGCTTACGTGTACGGAAGTGTAACCCATTCTTCTAAAACGACCAGTTATTTGCGGGTATGGATAAAGGATAAAAATGACTGGAAATTGATTCTATTAACCCTAGATTAA
- a CDS encoding sensor histidine kinase, which yields MTKLNDKWLRIIGVPIITLVALVIYHEGNAFHRIDLHSEIIHSVFAIIVLWELNRLVIIKSRNKYPGIKLTRTRIAFLLFWTFIITIGIRFTFSLFYSATKFWGYHFTPQRYIFNIIFGLVMLLPILAIYEAIYLYKQWWKTYYEAERLKKENLQTQLDSLKSQIQPHFLFNNLSTLSSLVAEDPKKAERFIEELSSVYRYLLQNNDQPLTTLENELKFIDAYFHLLQTRFGNGLRLIKDIPAAKLSYLIPPLTLQLLVENAVKHNAILSHQPLKITIYADDSNDLFVVNNLQVKSKSLPSDKTGLANISSKYSLLGQPHVVVRQTEHIFQVKVPLINPLNPSVSYGGS from the coding sequence ATGACAAAACTTAACGATAAATGGCTCAGAATCATTGGTGTACCCATCATTACGCTGGTGGCATTGGTGATTTATCACGAAGGAAACGCTTTTCACCGAATTGACCTTCATTCAGAAATCATTCATTCAGTCTTTGCCATCATCGTACTTTGGGAATTAAATCGATTGGTCATTATCAAGTCCAGAAATAAGTATCCTGGCATCAAACTTACTCGTACTCGAATTGCCTTTTTGTTGTTTTGGACGTTCATCATTACCATCGGCATTCGCTTTACATTCTCTTTGTTTTACAGTGCCACCAAGTTTTGGGGCTATCATTTTACCCCACAACGGTATATTTTCAACATTATTTTTGGACTGGTAATGCTATTACCGATTTTAGCCATTTATGAGGCTATTTATCTATACAAACAATGGTGGAAAACCTATTATGAAGCGGAGCGCCTCAAAAAAGAGAACCTGCAAACGCAGTTGGATTCGCTTAAATCCCAAATACAGCCACATTTTTTGTTTAATAACCTGAGTACCTTGTCATCGTTGGTGGCCGAAGACCCAAAAAAAGCGGAGCGGTTTATTGAAGAATTGTCGTCGGTATACCGGTATTTATTGCAAAACAACGACCAACCACTCACCACACTCGAAAACGAGCTAAAATTCATTGATGCCTATTTTCATTTGCTCCAAACGCGTTTTGGCAATGGCCTCCGATTAATAAAAGACATACCTGCCGCCAAGTTGTCCTATTTGATTCCGCCGCTTACGTTACAATTACTGGTCGAAAATGCCGTAAAACACAATGCAATTTTGAGCCATCAACCCCTAAAAATCACCATTTACGCCGACGATTCCAATGACTTATTTGTGGTCAACAACTTACAGGTCAAGTCCAAAAGTCTGCCTTCTGATAAAACGGGGTTAGCCAATATTTCATCCAAGTATAGCCTACTCGGCCAGCCCCACGTGGTTGTTCGTCAAACGGAACATATTTTTCAGGTAAAAGTCCCACTCATCAACCCTTTAAACCCCTCTGTGTCGTACGGAGGCTCATAA
- a CDS encoding LytR/AlgR family response regulator transcription factor → MNILIVEDEELTARKLQRLVLEVEPTAVILAILTSIEDTIAWLQGHSAPDLILLDIELADGQSFEIFNHVTVQSPVIFTTAYDEFALKAFKVNSIDYLLKPIKAEELTRALNKLSYLKETFLKEPSEIQRSIKKLLSNMTPTPAPVYRERFLIKQGQKMFSLTTKEIAYFYTRNKMSFAKSFDGRDYLVDYTLDEIFGELNPRHFFRLNRQIIASANAIEKVHLYFNSKLKIQLTPAFDEEAIVGREKASDFKTWLGE, encoded by the coding sequence ATGAATATTTTAATTGTAGAAGACGAAGAATTAACCGCCAGAAAATTGCAGCGGCTGGTGCTGGAAGTTGAGCCTACCGCCGTTATTTTGGCCATTCTGACCAGCATCGAAGACACAATAGCTTGGCTTCAGGGACATTCCGCGCCCGATTTAATCCTGCTGGATATTGAATTAGCCGACGGGCAAAGTTTTGAAATTTTTAATCACGTAACCGTCCAAAGTCCAGTTATTTTTACCACTGCATACGACGAATTTGCCCTTAAAGCCTTCAAGGTCAACAGCATAGACTACCTACTCAAACCCATCAAGGCCGAAGAACTGACCCGCGCATTAAACAAACTGAGCTATCTAAAAGAAACTTTTTTGAAGGAGCCGAGCGAAATTCAGCGCTCCATCAAAAAACTGCTTTCTAACATGACTCCCACGCCAGCACCCGTGTATCGGGAGCGGTTTTTGATCAAACAGGGTCAGAAAATGTTCTCCCTCACCACCAAAGAAATCGCTTATTTCTACACCCGAAACAAAATGAGCTTTGCCAAATCGTTTGATGGGCGCGACTATCTGGTGGATTATACGTTGGATGAAATTTTTGGGGAACTGAATCCCCGTCATTTTTTTCGGTTAAATCGCCAAATCATCGCTTCTGCCAATGCCATTGAAAAAGTACATTTATACTTCAACAGCAAACTTAAAATCCAATTGACGCCTGCTTTTGACGAAGAAGCGATCGTGGGCCGGGAAAAAGCCAGCGACTTTAAAACTTGGCTCGGCGAATAG